The Amycolatopsis solani genome segment CCGAGCTGCTGCACGAAATCGGCATGCACCGCGAGGCAGAACAAGCGCTCCGGACGGACCTGCGCGCGCGGTGGCGACGCGCCCGGCGACGCCTCCGCCTGAGACGGGCCGGGCGTCAGCGGGGAGCCGTGCGCTAGCGAGCCGTCACCGGGCAGCGTTGTCCGCGCCACTCCGCCGGGCGTTCGCGCGGCGCGAAGGCGATACTCGACAGCGTGAGCGGCTTCAACCTGCGATTCCTCGGCCATTCGACCGTCCGGCTGGAACTCGGTGGCCGGGTCGTGCTGACCGACCCGGTGCTCACCGCGCGCGTCGGCGGGCTCACCCGGGTCGTCCCGCCGCCACCGCCGGAGAGCTACGCCGGCGTCGACCTCGTGCTGCTCTCCCACCTGCACGGCGACCACCTCCACCCGCCCTCGCTCAAGCTGCTCGGCCGGGACACCCGCGTCGTCGTCCCGAAAGGCGCCGGGAGCTGGCTCGCCAAGAAGGGCTTCCGGCGCGTCGAAGAGATCGCGCCCGGCGAGACCCTGACCGACGGCGGGCTGACCGTCACGGCCACCGAAGCCGTCCATTCCGGGCACCGGTGGGGGCCGCGGCTCACCCACGGCCCGCAGAGCCCCGCCGTCGGGCACCTGGTCAAGGCCGCGGGCACGACGGTCTACAACGCGGGCGACACCGACCTCTTCGCCGGGATGGCGGCCTTCGGCCCGGTCGACGTCGCCCTGCTGCCGGTCTGGGGCTGGGGGCCGAACCTCGGGCCCGGCCACCTGGACCCGGCCCGCGCCGCGAAGGCCGCCGAACTCGTCCGGGCCCGCGCCGCCGTGCCCGTGCACTGGGGCACCCTCGCCGTGCCGGGGCTGCGGCGGACCGCCCGGATGCGCCGGCTGCTCGCCGACCCGCCGCGGGTGTTCGCGGCCGAAGTGCGCAAGCACGGCATCGCCACCGAAGTCCTGTTCACCGAGCCCGGCGCCGAAGTCGTGCTCCCGGCGCGTGAGGACCGCGCGTGAACTGGACCGACCCGGCCTCGCTGGGCTACCCGGCGGTGTTCGGCGGCGTGCTGCTCGGCTCGATCATCCCGATCGTGCCCACCGGCGCGGTGGTCGGCGCCGCGGCCGCCGTCGCCACCACCACCGACCACCTTTCGCTGCCGCTGGTGATCGTCCTTTCCGTCCTCGGCGCGTACGTCGGCGACGTCGTGACGTTCGGGATCCCGCGCCTGGGCAGCGAAGCCGCGTTCCGCTGGATCAGCCGCCGCCAGCCCGCCGAACGGCTCGAGAAGGCCCGCGACCAGTTCACCCGCCGCGGCTGGCAGCTCATCGTGATCGGCAGGCTCGTCCCGGCCGGCCGGATCCCGGTGCTGCTGGCGGCGGCCGCGCTGAGCTACCCGTGGCGGCGCCTGCTGCCCGCCGCGCTCGTCGCGTGCGTGCTCTGGGCGACCGCGTACAGCCTGCTCGGCATCCTCAGCGGCGGCATCTTCGACTCCCCGCTCATCG includes the following:
- a CDS encoding DedA family protein; the protein is MNWTDPASLGYPAVFGGVLLGSIIPIVPTGAVVGAAAAVATTTDHLSLPLVIVLSVLGAYVGDVVTFGIPRLGSEAAFRWISRRQPAERLEKARDQFTRRGWQLIVIGRLVPAGRIPVLLAAAALSYPWRRLLPAALVACVLWATAYSLLGILSGGIFDSPLIATLLATVLVLLVTVALNLISRWRRKTKERV
- a CDS encoding MBL fold metallo-hydrolase, with translation MSGFNLRFLGHSTVRLELGGRVVLTDPVLTARVGGLTRVVPPPPPESYAGVDLVLLSHLHGDHLHPPSLKLLGRDTRVVVPKGAGSWLAKKGFRRVEEIAPGETLTDGGLTVTATEAVHSGHRWGPRLTHGPQSPAVGHLVKAAGTTVYNAGDTDLFAGMAAFGPVDVALLPVWGWGPNLGPGHLDPARAAKAAELVRARAAVPVHWGTLAVPGLRRTARMRRLLADPPRVFAAEVRKHGIATEVLFTEPGAEVVLPAREDRA